From the Methanobacterium sp. BAmetb5 genome, the window CCCGTGCGGTGGCAGGTCCGGATTTTGGTGCTTCATCCCATATGGCCCGACTTGTTTTGGGAGTCATGCACTATGATCCTGAAAGGCGCAGTGCCCTTAACATTAAATATCACCCTGATTTGGTGGAAATATGCCGTAAACTGGGTTTAAGGATTTCCAGTTATGATCGTAGCAATGAACCAGAAGAAGTGGCCAAAAAAGAAGGTAGCAGTATTTCCTGGGGCGTCAAGATAGCTGTAGAGAATCTAAACGGCTCTGTTCCAGATATCATCTACCACCAGGGTGCCTGGGGAAAAGAACCCATGATCGTAATGGTGGGAATGGAAGTTGAAGAACTGGCAGAAATGGCAGTGTGCCTGGCCAAATTATTCATTTCCCAGAAAAGTAAAAATTATAAACCATAACCTTCTGATGTATAAAAGCTATCCTAAATTTTATGAATAAAGGTAATCAATTTAAACTCAAACTCCTATTAAAATAAGCCCTTTTATACCTTAAAGAGACAATCACTTAATGGAGAAGTTTAGATACCATGAGAAAGTATTTATTAAAATAGATCAAATTTAGTAGTAATAAAAGTCAATTATTCCGTCACCATATTCTGGTGCCCTATTTACACTATTCAACTATGATTATTACATATTGAGGGACTAAAATGCATTATAAAATGTATGAAGAGATGATGGAGCAACCTCGCTCTTTGAAAGACACCATGAAGACAGAAAAATCTCACATGAAAGAAATGAGTGAGAAATTCGATGCATTTGATAAAATTTATCTGGTAGGCTGTGGAAGCTCCCTTTCAACATGTTTTTCAGCTAAAGATGCTATGAACATGGTTTCAAACAGGAACCTGGAAGTTTTTACCGGTTATGAGTTTTTCTATCATAAAAATCTCCAGGAAAAAAATGCAGGAGTAATTTTAACATCCCAATCTGGAGAAACAGCGGATACACTGGCCGCCCTTCGAAGAGCAAAAAAGGAAGGGATGCACACGGTGTCCATTATCAATGAAGAAAAAAGTACCATGGCCCAGGAATCAACTGATGTTATTTTAACCAGGGGCGGCCGGGAAACTGCCATACTGGGAACCAAGACCTACATGACCCAACTCATGTGCCTTTATCAGATCCTCCTGGGAATGGAAACCTCCTCTAAATCCCAGGAAGTACTGACGGACCTGGCAAAGATTCCCTCAATTACCCAGGACCTGTTAAAAAGAACTGAAGATGAAAACAAGGTTCTGGCCCAGAAATACGCTGATTACGATATATTCTACTGCATGGGCAGTGGTCCCAACTATGGACTGGCCTATAAACTGGCCATGACCATGTTTATGGAAGGGGCTATAAAGCATGCCTGTCCACTGTATTCTGGTGAATTCCGCCACGGACTTATTGAACGAGTGGAAAAGGATGTTCCAGTGGTATTTCTTGAAGCGAACTATCCTGGTGATGAATTCACCCGCAAATCAATAGAGTTCTCCCAGAAAATTGGGGCGAATAATATAATATACCGAATGCAGGATTACGCAGATATAAACCCATTACTGGCGCCATTTG encodes:
- a CDS encoding thiamine-phosphate synthase family protein, which encodes MIIEKLERAVHILEKSPEFAQLIPEVRSNLVMAKRDAQTIDDVAGIPGRITSVHGLPRAVAGPDFGASSHMARLVLGVMHYDPERRSALNIKYHPDLVEICRKLGLRISSYDRSNEPEEVAKKEGSSISWGVKIAVENLNGSVPDIIYHQGAWGKEPMIVMVGMEVEELAEMAVCLAKLFISQKSKNYKP
- a CDS encoding SIS domain-containing protein translates to MHYKMYEEMMEQPRSLKDTMKTEKSHMKEMSEKFDAFDKIYLVGCGSSLSTCFSAKDAMNMVSNRNLEVFTGYEFFYHKNLQEKNAGVILTSQSGETADTLAALRRAKKEGMHTVSIINEEKSTMAQESTDVILTRGGRETAILGTKTYMTQLMCLYQILLGMETSSKSQEVLTDLAKIPSITQDLLKRTEDENKVLAQKYADYDIFYCMGSGPNYGLAYKLAMTMFMEGAIKHACPLYSGEFRHGLIERVEKDVPVVFLEANYPGDEFTRKSIEFSQKIGANNIIYRMQDYADINPLLAPFVLVVPLEWFVYYMAHFNQEDPGSTRHIGKVRY